In uncultured Draconibacterium sp., one genomic interval encodes:
- a CDS encoding DUF4252 domain-containing protein, translating to MKRIALILLVGLFLMTSCVYESGVSEAYSKYRFKDGVTTVTVPGWVIHLAAGIGNLEDSERDLLNSIDGVKVIAVEDDDMNARIDLHEEFYKKISEKKDYEQLLVVREEDQYVTIFGRMDESVIKEMVILVGGDDNALIYVKGEISPEILNNQIDISNPDRFLSFKH from the coding sequence ATGAAACGTATAGCTTTAATTTTATTGGTGGGTCTTTTTTTAATGACCTCGTGTGTTTATGAATCGGGAGTATCAGAAGCCTATTCCAAATATCGTTTTAAAGATGGTGTGACTACGGTTACTGTGCCGGGCTGGGTAATTCATCTTGCAGCCGGTATTGGAAACCTGGAAGATAGTGAACGCGATTTACTGAATAGTATCGATGGCGTTAAAGTAATTGCTGTTGAAGACGATGATATGAATGCCCGAATTGATCTGCACGAAGAGTTTTACAAGAAAATAAGCGAGAAAAAGGATTATGAACAATTATTGGTTGTTCGTGAGGAAGACCAGTATGTAACCATTTTTGGCCGCATGGATGAATCGGTAATTAAAGAAATGGTTATCCTGGTTGGTGGCGACGACAATGCCCTGATTTACGTTAAAGGCGAAATCAGCCCCGAAATTCTTAATAATCAAATTGATATCTCGAATCCGGATCGTTTTTTGAGCTTTAAACATTAA